The sequence below is a genomic window from Halolamina litorea.
CATACGCGTGGCTCGGACACGCGGGACCAAAAACCCTCGCCATCGTGCCGTATCGATCGCGAGAACTGCCACGATAATGCACGTATGTGGGTATACGTTGGACGGGGCGCCCGTCGGGACGGCAGCGACGCTATCGGGGCGGTGGTGAGTGCGTGAAAACGGCTACAGTCCAGCGACGGGCGCAGTCGCTACGAGGCGGAGAGAACGGCCGCAGAGAGAAACGTCAGTTGTCGCCGTTCTTCGACTGCCACTCGTAGTCCCGTCGCTTCGCGGATTTCCCGAAGCCACACGACGAGCACTGCTTCTTCTTCGTGTGGTAGGATTTCTCACCGCAGCGGCGGCACTTCGTGTGGGTCGTGTTGTTCTTCTTCCCCTGCGTCGGAGTTCCTGCGCCGGTCATAGAGTTACCGAAACGACGTTGTCGCCACGGATAATCGTTGTGTTGTCTACTTCCTCGACGTCGAGTTCGCCCAGCACAGCGTCGCTGGCGTCGGCGCCGTCGAGCACGACGTTCATGTGCTGATCGTACCCCGAGAGTGTCCCGTAGAAGGCGGCACCGTCCTTCAGGTGGACCGTTACCGGCTCCGAGAGCGACTCTTCGAGTACGTCGAGCGGGCGTCCACTCATGCTCCGATAAACCCCGGTCGAACGAATAAACGTACCGAACCGCCGCCGGCACCGTGGTTCGGTCCCACGGTGGTCGCTACTCCAGGGTACCGACGGCCTCGGCGGCGTAACCGAAGATATCGTCGTACCCCTCCGCCGAGAGCAGAACCGGGTAGAACGGCTCGTCGGCGGTCAGCGCCTCGCCGTCGGCGACGGCGAACCGCTCGCCGGCTTCGACGCGTTCGAAGTTCGGCACGACCACGTCGTACTCCTTGCCCGGGGGTTTGGATATCGGCCCGTCGAGCCGGAACACCCGCACCTCGTCGCGTTCGGGGCGCCCGAGCCGGCCGTCCGAGAGCGGCGCCGAGAGGGCGTTCACGGCGACGAGGAACGCCCGGGTCAGCCAGTAGGCGTTGTCGGCGGCCTCCTCGCTGCCCTGTAAGCCACACTCCATCTCGATGGTGTGGGCGTGCTCGATCAGTCGACCGTCGGTGTGCTCGTCGGTCTCGATCAGCACGTCGACGGGCAGCAGCGGCGCGATCGAGCGCGCGATCTCGTCGACGGTGTCGATCACGCCGATCGGTTCAGCGTAGGACTGCGTCGAGTGCAGCGCGAGCACCGTACAGCCCTGCACCTCGCGGGCGAGTTCGGACGCCAGCCGCGACTCGTGGGTATCGCCGTCGGGGTCGCCCGGGAACGCGCGGTTCAGGTCCTCCTCAAGGAACCGCTCGCCCTGCTCCAAGGCCTCCTCGTTGGCGACGATCAGTTTGACCGGCCGGTCGACCTCGGGGTCCTCGGCGACGAGGCGTTCAACGGCCTCGACACCGCAGGGTTCGTCCCCGTGGATGCCGGCGACGACGGCCAGTTCGGGCTGTCCCTCGCCCAACTGGTGGATTTGCATACGCTGGGAAATGCGACCGATAGCCAAGAAGGGATCGGCTCGGCACTCGATCAGTGTCAGTCGAGCAGTTCGTCGGTCCGGGAGAGCGCCGCCGCGAGCAGGTCCACCGTCGCCCTCAGGTCCCCGCGGTGGGCCGTCTCGACCGGCGAGTGGTGGTAGCGCACGGGCACCGAGAGCGCGCCGGAGAGCACCGCGCCGCCGGCGTTCTGGAGCGCGCCGGTGTCGGTGCCGATGTTCCACGCGACCTCGCGCTGGTGGTCGATCCCCTCGGCCTCGGCGGTCGCGGTCAGCCAGTCGACGACCGCGGGGCTGGGGATCACCGAAGCGTCCTTGCGCTTGATTCCGACACCGTCGCCGAGCGTGGTGATGCGGTCCTCCGGGGCGACCCCGGGGACACTACGTTCGAGAGTACCGTCGAGCGCGATGACGAGATCCGGATCGAACGCGTCGTCGGTCGCGATCGCGCGGGCCCCCCGCAGGCCGACCTCCTCCTGCACCGTGGCACAGAAGTGGACCGTCGCGTCGGGGTCGACGACGCGGGCCGCGGCGAGCATCGCGTAGACGCCCGCACGATCGTCGAGTGCCTTCCCGGTCACACAGTCACCCAGTTCGCGGGGCTCGGTGTCGAGCGTGACCACGTCGCCGACGGCGACCGCCTCGGCAGCGTCGTCGCCGTCGAGGCCCACGTCGACAGCGAGGTCGTCGATGTCCTCCAGGTCGTCCTCGCCGCGGGTGTGGGCCGGTTCGGCACCGATGAGCCCCTCGACCTCGCCGTCGTCGGTGTGGATGGTCACGGGCTGGGCGCGGAGTATCTGGGCGTTCCAACCGCCCAGCGAGTCGAGTTCGAGGAACCCCTCGTCGGTGACTCGGGAGACCATGAAGCCGATCTCGTCCATGTGGGCGGCGACGACGACCTCGCGGTCGCTCTCGCCCTCGATCGTCCCCACCACGTTCCCCATCGACTCGGTCTCGATGCGGTCGACTTCGGGTGCGAGCGCCTCGCGGACGACTTCCCGGACGCCGTCCTCGTAGCCGACCGGGCCGGTAGCCGCCGAGAGATCGAACAGCAGATCGCGATCGTGCATACCCGAGCCAGTTCCGGGCCGGGCAAAGGCGCTCCGGTCGGGGCGACCGTCGCCGGCTCAGGGGAGGCTGGCGAACCGCCAGAGGGCGGCGTTCCGGACGAACCCCAGCGACTCGTAGAAGCCGACGTGATCGGCGGTCGCACAGACAACGATCCGCTCGGACGGGAGCGGGCAGCGGTCGACGACCACTCGGATCAGTTCGGCACCGACGCCACGCCCCTGCGATTCGGGTCGGATGCCGACGTGGGTGAGGCGGGCGACCGGCCCCGCCTCCCCTGACCCACTCCTGTGGACGTACCAGCCAGCGGCGCCGACCGGGGCCCCCTCCAAAGTGGCGACGACCTCGCGGCCGTCGAGTACACCGGCGACATCGGCGGCGTAGTCGACGCCCTCGGGGTCCCGGCCGACCGACTCGTGGACGGCGCGGGCGTCGTCGCTCCCGTGGCTTCGGGTCGAGAAGTCGAGGTCCGTGGTTGGGTCCGGGGAGTCGATCAAGTGGGGGACCAGCGCCCAGTAGTCCTCGCGCTCGTAGCCACGCCGCCGGAGGACCGGCGCGAGTCTGGCGGCCGTCTCGGTATCGACGCCGGCGACGACGCGGTGTGAGCGGCCCGCTCGCTCGTACAGCGCGTCGACGCGAGCGAGCAGGTCGTTGGCCGCGTCGTCGTCTGCCGGGGTTGTTGGCGGCTCGCTGGCGGAAGGGAGTCGAGCGTCGAGGAACTGCGTCGCGGCGGCACGGTCGGCGTGCTCGGGGTCCTGGACGAACGTTCCGAACCGTGTCTCGGTGGTGTCGGCGAGTACGCGGCGCTTGGCGTACTCCGCGGCTGCGACGCGGCTGGGAGGCAACATTCAGGCCAGCCTCGCAGCGGCGATCCGATCGGTGGGCACCACGTCAGCCCAACCCCGCGGCATACTCGTAGTCGGCGGGGTAGGCGTCGGGTGTGTGATCGTCGATGGAGATGCGCCAACAGTCGATCACGCGCGGT
It includes:
- a CDS encoding 50S ribosomal protein L37e yields the protein MTGAGTPTQGKKNNTTHTKCRRCGEKSYHTKKKQCSSCGFGKSAKRRDYEWQSKNGDN
- a CDS encoding LSM domain-containing protein, which produces MSGRPLDVLEESLSEPVTVHLKDGAAFYGTLSGYDQHMNVVLDGADASDAVLGELDVEEVDNTTIIRGDNVVSVTL
- a CDS encoding succinylglutamate desuccinylase/aspartoacylase domain-containing protein, with the translated sequence MQIHQLGEGQPELAVVAGIHGDEPCGVEAVERLVAEDPEVDRPVKLIVANEEALEQGERFLEEDLNRAFPGDPDGDTHESRLASELAREVQGCTVLALHSTQSYAEPIGVIDTVDEIARSIAPLLPVDVLIETDEHTDGRLIEHAHTIEMECGLQGSEEAADNAYWLTRAFLVAVNALSAPLSDGRLGRPERDEVRVFRLDGPISKPPGKEYDVVVPNFERVEAGERFAVADGEALTADEPFYPVLLSAEGYDDIFGYAAEAVGTLE
- a CDS encoding M42 family metallopeptidase codes for the protein MHDRDLLFDLSAATGPVGYEDGVREVVREALAPEVDRIETESMGNVVGTIEGESDREVVVAAHMDEIGFMVSRVTDEGFLELDSLGGWNAQILRAQPVTIHTDDGEVEGLIGAEPAHTRGEDDLEDIDDLAVDVGLDGDDAAEAVAVGDVVTLDTEPRELGDCVTGKALDDRAGVYAMLAAARVVDPDATVHFCATVQEEVGLRGARAIATDDAFDPDLVIALDGTLERSVPGVAPEDRITTLGDGVGIKRKDASVIPSPAVVDWLTATAEAEGIDHQREVAWNIGTDTGALQNAGGAVLSGALSVPVRYHHSPVETAHRGDLRATVDLLAAALSRTDELLD
- a CDS encoding GNAT family N-acetyltransferase; amino-acid sequence: MLPPSRVAAAEYAKRRVLADTTETRFGTFVQDPEHADRAAATQFLDARLPSASEPPTTPADDDAANDLLARVDALYERAGRSHRVVAGVDTETAARLAPVLRRRGYEREDYWALVPHLIDSPDPTTDLDFSTRSHGSDDARAVHESVGRDPEGVDYAADVAGVLDGREVVATLEGAPVGAAGWYVHRSGSGEAGPVARLTHVGIRPESQGRGVGAELIRVVVDRCPLPSERIVVCATADHVGFYESLGFVRNAALWRFASLP